In Musa acuminata AAA Group cultivar baxijiao chromosome BXJ2-8, Cavendish_Baxijiao_AAA, whole genome shotgun sequence, one genomic interval encodes:
- the LOC135618173 gene encoding alpha carbonic anhydrase 7-like, with protein sequence MRNSRIPFQWLSASLALLLVLQSHVMATEASGVGADWEYSYDPCSELGPQHWGDLHEEWETCKTGEQQSPISIKPSNIIVSTSLGSLRTNYGTRPAFLQNKGHEILVNWTWSPGDLVIGEKTFHLRQCHWHSPSEHELYGKRYPLELHMVHTTREGEIAVIGMLYEFGHFADPLLNQLSEGLIALQNQDNVYVGTIRPPLIGVREPYFRYSGSLTTPPCGEPVTWTVMKEVKSVTESQLASLRIPVHDKDNARPVQPIKGRNVYKYEPPHEDHASS encoded by the exons ATGAGGAACTCTAGAATTCCATTCCAATGGCTGAGTGCTTCACTagccctcctcctcgtcctccaatCACATGTCATGGCAACGGAAGCAAGTGGTGTTG GAGCTGATTGGGAGTACAGCTACGATCCATGTAGCGAGCTCGGACCTCAACACTGGGGAGACCTTCATGAAGAATGGGAGACGTGCAAAACTGGAGAACAACAATCACCGATTTCGATTAAACCAAGCAATATCATCGTCAGCACATCACTGGGGAGCTTGAGAACAAATTACGGCACCAGACCTGCTTTCTTGCAGAACAAGGGGCATGAGATCCTG GTGAATTGGACGTGGTCGCCAGGAGATCTTGTGATCGGCGAGAAGACATTCCATCTCCGGCAGTGCCACTGGCACTCACCGTCCGAGCATGAACTCTATGGCAAAAG GTATCCCTTGGAGTTGCACATGGTGCACACTACTCGGGAGGGAGAAATAGCAGTCATTGGCATGTTGTACGAGTTTGGTCACTTTGCTGATCCCCTCTTGAACCAG TTGTCGGAGGGTCTAATAGCTCTCCAGAATCAGGACAACGTGTATGTGGGGACTATCCGCCCACCTCTTATAGGTGTGAGAGAACCATACTTCAGGTACAGTGGCTCTTTGACAACCCCACCTTGCGGTGAGCCTGTTACATGGACGGTGATGAAAGAG GTGAAGAGCGTAACGGAGAGTCAACTGGCGTCGCTGAGGATTCCCGTGCATGAT AAGGACAACGCAAGACCAGTTCAGCCCATCAAAGGACGCAACGTGTACAAGTACGAGCCGCCGCACGAAGACCACGCCAGCTCTTAA